In the genome of Xenopus laevis strain J_2021 chromosome 1S, Xenopus_laevis_v10.1, whole genome shotgun sequence, one region contains:
- the ric1.S gene encoding guanine nucleotide exchange factor subunit RIC1 isoform X2 — translation MYFLSGWPKRLLCPLQTVEKPFHIQPDSQRIFFSVLSRTQLSIWFSRPSVLITSYKESAKATAQFGDYKQAEWRPDSNMIVIATANGYILFFDIIPVGEDKYLYEPVYPKGSPHVKFIPHYKEEQCAPALNLETKKVMDLQASITSIQSMMEDLLVATEDGLLHIIHWDGMTNGRKAINLTTIPFSIDFQPSRAGSFLDFGDVHIQDMEYCATLDGFAVVFNDGRVGFITPGSSRLNADQIHGVWAQDVVDGSCVAVNNKYRLMAFGCISGSVVVYTIDNTTGALQLSHKLELTPKQYPDMWNKTGAVKLIRWSPDCSVVMVTWECGGLSLWSVFGAHLICTLGGDFDYRADGTKKEALRICSMSWGTEGYHLWAIAADSSQNTDYGMSDKTVPQQSGILQFQFIKSALTVNPCMSNQEQVLLQGEDRLYLNCGDATQTQNARSPSSQPEHKALRDRSPFPGGSGDSQGLSTLLGHRHWHVVQIQSTYLQSNWPIRYTAIDKVGQNVAVVGKYGFAHYSLLTKKWKLFGNITQEQNMVVSGGLSWWKEFIVLACFNVSEHQEELRVYLRTSNLDNAFAHVVKVQLETLLLSVFRDMVIIFRADCSICLYSIERKNEGPNPSVCLQVLQEVSMSRYIPHPSLVVSVTLTSVRTETGISLKMPQQACNAESIMLNLAGQLIMLQRDRSGPQIREKDAKTHQHKLLPFCAPVVLAQSVENVWSTCRANKQKRHLLEALWLSCGGAGMKVWLPLFPRDHRKPHSFLSKRIMLPFHINIYPLAVLFEDALVLGAINETVAYNLRTSSEHLEVQFPFCIVERTSQIYLHHILRQLLVRNLGEQALLLAQSCASLPYFPHVLELMLHEVLEEEATSREPIPDPLLPTVAKFITEFPLFLQTVVHCARKTEYALWNYLFAAVGNPKDLFEECLMAQDLETAASYLIILQNMEAAAVSRQHATLLFNTALEQGKWDLCRHMIRFLKAIGSGEMEIPPATPTTQEPSSTGGFEFFRHRSISLSQSAENFPAGKFSLQKTHSMPSGAAGKRWSKDSDCAENMYIDMMLWRHARRLLEEIHLKDLGCFAAQLGFELIGWLCKERTRAARVEDFVTSLKKLHKDFLWPFPVIPVSSINSPFKNGKFRTVGEQFMKSQSADGFLNMDVETPNSGAVRSHSWMGSLATSQREMDSTSSHSPQTQDAFLSPLMNKADECSIGSATDLTETSSMVDGDWTMVDENFSTLSLTQSELEHISMELANKGPHKSQVQLRYLLHVFMEAGCLEWCVIIGLILRESSVINQVINLLQCPEVAEEMLQGIQSGLQAVDNWATTDCPGYKPFLNIIRPPLQKLSAATVEQVEAEAFQTTIPIKFTEQSSPCTEESRISTSHSISPQSDTSSISGSRLEEDVSRQEKVESSQEGNYDCIVS, via the exons agGCAGTCCTCATGTAAAGTTTATCCCCCATTACAAGGAAGAACAATGTGCTCCAGCGTTGAATTTGGAAACCAAAAAAGTAATGGATTTGCAAGCTTCCATCACAAG TATCCAGTCCATGATGGAGGATCTCCTGGTGGCTACGGAGGATGGCTTGCTTCATATTATTCACTGGGATGGCATGACAAATGGCAGGAAAGCTATTAACCTTACAACAATACCATTCTCTATCGACTTTCAGCCTTCGAGGG CCGGTTCGTTCTTGGACTTTGGAGATGTGCACATTCAAGACATGGAGTACTGTGCTACACTTGATGGGTTTGCTGTTGTTTTTAATGATGGTCGTGTTGGCTTCATTACACCAGGATCAAGTCGTCTCAATGCTGAT CAAATCCATGGTGTTTGGGCACAGGATGTTGTTGATGGATCCTGCGTGGCAGTGAACAACAAATATAGGCTGATGGCTTTTGGTTGCATAAG TGGATCTGTTGTAGTTTACACTATAGATAACACCACAGGAGCCTTGCAGCTGTCTCATAAATTGGAGCTTACACCAAAACAGTATCCAG atatGTGGAATAAGACTGGTGCTGTGAAGCTGATAAGGTGGTCTCCTGATTGTAGTGTTGTTATGGTGACGTGGGAGTGTGGAGGTCTGTCATTATGGAGTGTATTTGGTGCAcatcttatttgtaccctgggagGGGATTTTGA TTACCGAGCTGATGGCACTAAGAAAGAGGCTTTGAGAATTTGCTCTATG AGCTGGGGTACAGAGGGATATCATTTGTGGGCAATCGCTGCTGACTCTTCTCAAAACACTGACTATGGGATGAGTGACAAGACTGTTCCTCAGCAATCTGGAATCCTGCAGTTTCAGTTCATCAAAAGTGCTCTTACTGTGAATCCATGCATG agTAACCAGGAGCAGGTTCTCTTACAAGGGGAGGACCGTTTGTACTTGAACTGTGGGGATGCTACTCAGACACAGAATGCAAGGAGCCCTTCATCTCAGCCTGAGCACAAGGCTCTGAGAGACAGGAGTCCTTTTCCCGGGGGCAGTGGGGATTCTCAAGGATTAAGCACTTTACTGGGACACAGACACTGGCATGTAGTACAG ATACAGAGTACCTATTTGCAGAGTAACTGGCCCATACGG TACACTGCCATAGACAAGGTTGGGCAGAATGTTGCAGTTGTTGGCAAATATGGATTTGCACATTACTCTCTGctcaccaaaaaatggaagttatttggcaatatcacacag GAGCAAAACATGGTAGTGAGCGGAGGATTGAGCTGGTGGAAGGAATTTATTGTCTTAGCCTGTTTTAATGTAAGCGAGCACCAGGAAGAG CTACGCGTTTATCTGCGTACATCCAATCTGGATAATGCATTTGCTCATGTCGTCAAAGTGCAGTTGGAAACTCTGTTGCTCAGCGTCTTCAGGGACATGGTGATCATATTCCGAGCAGACTGCTCAATTTGCCTGTATAGTATTGAGAGGAAAAATGAGGG cccTAATCCTTCTGTGTGTTTACAAGTCTTGCAAGAAGTATCCATGTCACGTTACATTCCCCACCCTTCACTTGTAGTGTCAGTTACTTTAACGTCGGTGAGAACAGAGACTGGTATCTCACTAAAAATGCCCCAGCAG GCATGTAATGCAGAAAGCATTATGTTGAACCTAGCTGGTCAGCTGATCATGCTGCAAAGAGATAGGTCTGGCCCTCAAATTCGAGAAAAAGATGCTAAGACCCATCAGCATAAACTA TTACCTTTTTGTGCTCCTGTGGTCCTTGCACAGTCTGTAGAAAATGTTTGGAGCACTTGTCGAGCCAACAAACAGAAACGGCACCTTTTGGAAGCCCTCTGGCTGAGCTGTGGTGGAGCAGGCATGAAAGTGTGGCTTCCTTTGTTTCCCAGGGATCACCGTAAACCACATTCCTTTTTGTCCAAGCGTATCATGCTGCCTTTTCACATAAATATTTACCCACTTGCTGTTCTGTTTGAAGATGCCCTAGTTCTTGGAGCCATCAATGAGACTGTTGCATATAACCTCAGAACTTCCAGTGAACATTTAGAAGTCCAGTTTCCCTTCTGTATTGTGGAGAGGACATCCCAGATCTACCTCCATCACATTTTACGCCAGCTGTTGGTCAGGAACTTAGGGGAGCAGGCCCTGCTTCTGGCCCAGTCGTGTGCAAGTCTTCCTTACTTTCCTCATGTGCTAGAACTAATGCTCCATGAAGTACTGGAAGAAGAAGCTACCTCACGGGAGCCTATTCCCGACCCTTTGCTTCCCACTGTGGCAAAGTTCATTACAGAGTTCCCACTTTTTTTGCAAACCGTTGTACATTGTGCACGGAAAACAGAATATGCCCTGTGGAATTACCTTTTTGCTGCGGTTGGTAATCCCAAGGACTTGTTTGAAGAGTGCCTAATGGCTCAGGACCTAGAAACAGCTGCCTCTTATCTTATCATCCTCCAG AACATGGAGGCGGCTGCTGTCAGCAGGCAGCATGCTACCCTTCTGTTTAATACTGCTTTGGAGCAGGGAAAATGGGATCTCTGCAGACACATGATCAGATTCCTAAAAGCTATTGGATCTGGAGAAATGGAAATTCCACCTGCCACTCCCACCACGCag GAACCAAGTTCCACTGGTGGCTTTGAATTCTTTAGACATCGTAGTATCAGTTTATCTCAGTCTGCTGAGAATTTTCCTGCTGGAAAGTTTAGTCTCCAAAAAACCCATAGCATGCCTTCTGGAGCTGCTGGAAAAAG GTGGAGCAAAGACAGTGACTGTGCAGAGAACATGTATATTGATATGATGCTGTGGAGGCATGCTCGGCGACTTCTAGAAGAGATCCATCTAAAGGACCTTGGATGTTTTGCTGCACAGTTAGGGTTTGAGCTCATTGGGTGGCTGTGTAAAGAGCGCACACGCGCTGCCCGTGTAGAAGACTTTGTCACTTCCTTGAAAAAGCTTCATAAGGATTTCCTCTGGCCCTTTCCTGTGATTCCAGTTTCATCCATCAATTCCCCATTTAAGAATGGAAAGTTCAGAACAG TCGGAGAACAGTTCATGAAATCCCAGTCAGCCGATGGCTTCCTGAACATGGATGTAGAGACTCCCAATTCCGGTGCTGTTCGTAGTCATAGTTGGATGGGGAGCCTGGCTACATCCCAGAGAGAAATGGACAGTACCTCATCCCACAGTCCCCAGACCCAAGATGCTTTcctttcccctttaatgaataaag CAGATGAATGTAGTATTGGCTCAGCAACTGATCTTACAGAGACAAGCTCCATGGTCGATGGGGACTGGACAATGGTAGATGAGAATTTCTCTACCTTGAGTTTGACACAGTCAGAGCTGGAACACATTTCAATGGAACTTGCTAATAAAGGACCTCACAAGTCCCAAGTTCAGTTGCG ATACTTGCTACATGTATTTATGGAAGCAGGTTGCCTGGAATGGTGTGTGATAATTGGCCTGATACTTCGTGAATCTTCAGTCATTAACCAGGTAATAAACTTGCTGCAGTGTCCAGAGGTCGCAGAGGAGATGCTACAAGGCATACAGAGTGGGCTGCAAGCTGTGGATAATTGGGCTACCACGGACTG CCCTGGGTACAAACCATTTCTCAACATCATTAGGCCTCCACTGCAGAAACTGAGTGCAGCAACAGTGGAGCAGGTAGAGGCCGAAGCCTTCCAAACAACCATCCCTATCAAATTCACAGAGCAATCTAGTCCCTGTACTGAAGAAAGTCGCATCTCTACGAGCCACAGTATCAGCCCACAAAGTGACACCAGCAGCATTAGTGGCAGCAGGCTTGAAGAGGACGTCTCAAGACAAGAAAAAGTCGAGAGTTCCCAAGAAGGGAACTATGATTGTATTGTTTCCTAG
- the ric1.S gene encoding guanine nucleotide exchange factor subunit RIC1 isoform X1: MYFLSGWPKRLLCPLQTVEKPFHIQPDSQRIFFSVLSRTQLSIWYSRPSVLITSYKESAKATAQFGDYKQAEWRPDSNMIVIATANGYILFFDIIPVGEDKYLYEPVYPKGSPHVKFIPHYKEEQCAPALNLETKKVMDLQASITSIQSMMEDLLVATEDGLLHIIHWDGMTNGRKAINLTTIPFSIDFQPSRAGSFLDFGDVHIQDMEYCATLDGFAVVFNDGRVGFITPGSSRLNADQIHGVWAQDVVDGSCVAVNNKYRLMAFGCISGSVVVYTIDNTTGALQLSHKLELTPKQYPDMWNKTGAVKLIRWSPDCSVVMVTWECGGLSLWSVFGAHLICTLGGDFDYRADGTKKEALRICSMSWGTEGYHLWAIAADSSQNTDYGMSDKTVPQQSGILQFQFIKSALTVNPCMSNQEQVLLQGEDRLYLNCGDATQTQNARSPSSQPEHKALRDRSPFPGGSGDSQGLSTLLGHRHWHVVQIQSTYLQSNWPIRYTAIDKVGQNVAVVGKYGFAHYSLLTKKWKLFGNITQEQNMVVSGGLSWWKEFIVLACFNVSEHQEELRVYLRTSNLDNAFAHVVKVQLETLLLSVFRDMVIIFRADCSICLYSIERKNEGPNPSVCLQVLQEVSMSRYIPHPSLVVSVTLTSVRTETGISLKMPQQACNAESIMLNLAGQLIMLQRDRSGPQIREKDAKTHQHKLLPFCAPVVLAQSVENVWSTCRANKQKRHLLEALWLSCGGAGMKVWLPLFPRDHRKPHSFLSKRIMLPFHINIYPLAVLFEDALVLGAINETVAYNLRTSSEHLEVQFPFCIVERTSQIYLHHILRQLLVRNLGEQALLLAQSCASLPYFPHVLELMLHEVLEEEATSREPIPDPLLPTVAKFITEFPLFLQTVVHCARKTEYALWNYLFAAVGNPKDLFEECLMAQDLETAASYLIILQNMEAAAVSRQHATLLFNTALEQGKWDLCRHMIRFLKAIGSGEMEIPPATPTTQEPSSTGGFEFFRHRSISLSQSAENFPAGKFSLQKTHSMPSGAAGKRWSKDSDCAENMYIDMMLWRHARRLLEEIHLKDLGCFAAQLGFELIGWLCKERTRAARVEDFVTSLKKLHKDFLWPFPVIPVSSINSPFKNGKFRTVGEQFMKSQSADGFLNMDVETPNSGAVRSHSWMGSLATSQREMDSTSSHSPQTQDAFLSPLMNKADECSIGSATDLTETSSMVDGDWTMVDENFSTLSLTQSELEHISMELANKGPHKSQVQLRYLLHVFMEAGCLEWCVIIGLILRESSVINQVINLLQCPEVAEEMLQGIQSGLQAVDNWATTDCPGYKPFLNIIRPPLQKLSAATVEQVEAEAFQTTIPIKFTEQSSPCTEESRISTSHSISPQSDTSSISGSRLEEDVSRQEKVESSQEGNYDCIVS; this comes from the exons agGCAGTCCTCATGTAAAGTTTATCCCCCATTACAAGGAAGAACAATGTGCTCCAGCGTTGAATTTGGAAACCAAAAAAGTAATGGATTTGCAAGCTTCCATCACAAG TATCCAGTCCATGATGGAGGATCTCCTGGTGGCTACGGAGGATGGCTTGCTTCATATTATTCACTGGGATGGCATGACAAATGGCAGGAAAGCTATTAACCTTACAACAATACCATTCTCTATCGACTTTCAGCCTTCGAGGG CCGGTTCGTTCTTGGACTTTGGAGATGTGCACATTCAAGACATGGAGTACTGTGCTACACTTGATGGGTTTGCTGTTGTTTTTAATGATGGTCGTGTTGGCTTCATTACACCAGGATCAAGTCGTCTCAATGCTGAT CAAATCCATGGTGTTTGGGCACAGGATGTTGTTGATGGATCCTGCGTGGCAGTGAACAACAAATATAGGCTGATGGCTTTTGGTTGCATAAG TGGATCTGTTGTAGTTTACACTATAGATAACACCACAGGAGCCTTGCAGCTGTCTCATAAATTGGAGCTTACACCAAAACAGTATCCAG atatGTGGAATAAGACTGGTGCTGTGAAGCTGATAAGGTGGTCTCCTGATTGTAGTGTTGTTATGGTGACGTGGGAGTGTGGAGGTCTGTCATTATGGAGTGTATTTGGTGCAcatcttatttgtaccctgggagGGGATTTTGA TTACCGAGCTGATGGCACTAAGAAAGAGGCTTTGAGAATTTGCTCTATG AGCTGGGGTACAGAGGGATATCATTTGTGGGCAATCGCTGCTGACTCTTCTCAAAACACTGACTATGGGATGAGTGACAAGACTGTTCCTCAGCAATCTGGAATCCTGCAGTTTCAGTTCATCAAAAGTGCTCTTACTGTGAATCCATGCATG agTAACCAGGAGCAGGTTCTCTTACAAGGGGAGGACCGTTTGTACTTGAACTGTGGGGATGCTACTCAGACACAGAATGCAAGGAGCCCTTCATCTCAGCCTGAGCACAAGGCTCTGAGAGACAGGAGTCCTTTTCCCGGGGGCAGTGGGGATTCTCAAGGATTAAGCACTTTACTGGGACACAGACACTGGCATGTAGTACAG ATACAGAGTACCTATTTGCAGAGTAACTGGCCCATACGG TACACTGCCATAGACAAGGTTGGGCAGAATGTTGCAGTTGTTGGCAAATATGGATTTGCACATTACTCTCTGctcaccaaaaaatggaagttatttggcaatatcacacag GAGCAAAACATGGTAGTGAGCGGAGGATTGAGCTGGTGGAAGGAATTTATTGTCTTAGCCTGTTTTAATGTAAGCGAGCACCAGGAAGAG CTACGCGTTTATCTGCGTACATCCAATCTGGATAATGCATTTGCTCATGTCGTCAAAGTGCAGTTGGAAACTCTGTTGCTCAGCGTCTTCAGGGACATGGTGATCATATTCCGAGCAGACTGCTCAATTTGCCTGTATAGTATTGAGAGGAAAAATGAGGG cccTAATCCTTCTGTGTGTTTACAAGTCTTGCAAGAAGTATCCATGTCACGTTACATTCCCCACCCTTCACTTGTAGTGTCAGTTACTTTAACGTCGGTGAGAACAGAGACTGGTATCTCACTAAAAATGCCCCAGCAG GCATGTAATGCAGAAAGCATTATGTTGAACCTAGCTGGTCAGCTGATCATGCTGCAAAGAGATAGGTCTGGCCCTCAAATTCGAGAAAAAGATGCTAAGACCCATCAGCATAAACTA TTACCTTTTTGTGCTCCTGTGGTCCTTGCACAGTCTGTAGAAAATGTTTGGAGCACTTGTCGAGCCAACAAACAGAAACGGCACCTTTTGGAAGCCCTCTGGCTGAGCTGTGGTGGAGCAGGCATGAAAGTGTGGCTTCCTTTGTTTCCCAGGGATCACCGTAAACCACATTCCTTTTTGTCCAAGCGTATCATGCTGCCTTTTCACATAAATATTTACCCACTTGCTGTTCTGTTTGAAGATGCCCTAGTTCTTGGAGCCATCAATGAGACTGTTGCATATAACCTCAGAACTTCCAGTGAACATTTAGAAGTCCAGTTTCCCTTCTGTATTGTGGAGAGGACATCCCAGATCTACCTCCATCACATTTTACGCCAGCTGTTGGTCAGGAACTTAGGGGAGCAGGCCCTGCTTCTGGCCCAGTCGTGTGCAAGTCTTCCTTACTTTCCTCATGTGCTAGAACTAATGCTCCATGAAGTACTGGAAGAAGAAGCTACCTCACGGGAGCCTATTCCCGACCCTTTGCTTCCCACTGTGGCAAAGTTCATTACAGAGTTCCCACTTTTTTTGCAAACCGTTGTACATTGTGCACGGAAAACAGAATATGCCCTGTGGAATTACCTTTTTGCTGCGGTTGGTAATCCCAAGGACTTGTTTGAAGAGTGCCTAATGGCTCAGGACCTAGAAACAGCTGCCTCTTATCTTATCATCCTCCAG AACATGGAGGCGGCTGCTGTCAGCAGGCAGCATGCTACCCTTCTGTTTAATACTGCTTTGGAGCAGGGAAAATGGGATCTCTGCAGACACATGATCAGATTCCTAAAAGCTATTGGATCTGGAGAAATGGAAATTCCACCTGCCACTCCCACCACGCag GAACCAAGTTCCACTGGTGGCTTTGAATTCTTTAGACATCGTAGTATCAGTTTATCTCAGTCTGCTGAGAATTTTCCTGCTGGAAAGTTTAGTCTCCAAAAAACCCATAGCATGCCTTCTGGAGCTGCTGGAAAAAG GTGGAGCAAAGACAGTGACTGTGCAGAGAACATGTATATTGATATGATGCTGTGGAGGCATGCTCGGCGACTTCTAGAAGAGATCCATCTAAAGGACCTTGGATGTTTTGCTGCACAGTTAGGGTTTGAGCTCATTGGGTGGCTGTGTAAAGAGCGCACACGCGCTGCCCGTGTAGAAGACTTTGTCACTTCCTTGAAAAAGCTTCATAAGGATTTCCTCTGGCCCTTTCCTGTGATTCCAGTTTCATCCATCAATTCCCCATTTAAGAATGGAAAGTTCAGAACAG TCGGAGAACAGTTCATGAAATCCCAGTCAGCCGATGGCTTCCTGAACATGGATGTAGAGACTCCCAATTCCGGTGCTGTTCGTAGTCATAGTTGGATGGGGAGCCTGGCTACATCCCAGAGAGAAATGGACAGTACCTCATCCCACAGTCCCCAGACCCAAGATGCTTTcctttcccctttaatgaataaag CAGATGAATGTAGTATTGGCTCAGCAACTGATCTTACAGAGACAAGCTCCATGGTCGATGGGGACTGGACAATGGTAGATGAGAATTTCTCTACCTTGAGTTTGACACAGTCAGAGCTGGAACACATTTCAATGGAACTTGCTAATAAAGGACCTCACAAGTCCCAAGTTCAGTTGCG ATACTTGCTACATGTATTTATGGAAGCAGGTTGCCTGGAATGGTGTGTGATAATTGGCCTGATACTTCGTGAATCTTCAGTCATTAACCAGGTAATAAACTTGCTGCAGTGTCCAGAGGTCGCAGAGGAGATGCTACAAGGCATACAGAGTGGGCTGCAAGCTGTGGATAATTGGGCTACCACGGACTG CCCTGGGTACAAACCATTTCTCAACATCATTAGGCCTCCACTGCAGAAACTGAGTGCAGCAACAGTGGAGCAGGTAGAGGCCGAAGCCTTCCAAACAACCATCCCTATCAAATTCACAGAGCAATCTAGTCCCTGTACTGAAGAAAGTCGCATCTCTACGAGCCACAGTATCAGCCCACAAAGTGACACCAGCAGCATTAGTGGCAGCAGGCTTGAAGAGGACGTCTCAAGACAAGAAAAAGTCGAGAGTTCCCAAGAAGGGAACTATGATTGTATTGTTTCCTAG